CCAATCCTAGCCGCTCTACGGCCTTTTTGCGCCTGCAATTGCCTCAAGATATGCAGCTAGAGGTCCAAATTACGGATGTACTTGGCCGCAATTTGGCCCAAATACCTCAACTAGCCCTGCAGGCAGGCATCCAAGAGTTTGAGCTTTCTCCCCTGGCCAATTTGCCCGCTGGCCAGTATTTTATTTGCATCAAAAGTGAAGGCGGTAGCTACCAAAAAACACTGCGCTTTTCTAAAATTAAATAGTTTTTCTACTGGGTTTTGGGGCCCGCGGCCGGCTAGGCTTCGCCTAGGTCGGCCGCCGCTATGCTCCGCCGCTCGCAGGTCTGCTCGGCCCTGCAGCCGCCTGCGGCGGCTTGGGTCTGGCCTGCGGCCACGGCTCCGCAGCGCTGGGCCTGCGGCGGCTTCGCCGCCTGCAAAACGCAAAAAGCCGCTCTCCCTTTTGGGAGAGCGGCTTTTCTTTATCTGGACCAAGAAAGCTTAGTTGCTTCCTCGGCGATTCATTTCATCTCGGATCTTTGCCGCCTGCTCATAGTTTTCGGCCTGCAAAACCTCATCGAGCTTGCGCTCTAGTTCTTCTAGGCTCAAATCTTCTAATGAACGGCTTTTTTGTTGTTCCTGACGACGGTTTTTGGCCTCTTCCATCTCTCTTTCGGTTTCTTCCTCTAGCACAATACCCGCCTGCTCCAAGATAAACTCATAGGTATATACTGGGCAATCAAAGCGGACCGCCAGGGCCAAAGCATCCGAACTTCTAGAGTCAATTTCTATGGTTTTGCCATTCTGGATAAACACCAAATTGGCATAAAAAATACCATCCACCAAATTACTAATAATAACCTCCTGAAGTTCTACATTGAGGGTCTCAATGGTATTGCGGAACAGGTCATGGGTCATAGGACGGCTGGCTTGCATGCCCTCCATGGCCACAGCAATAGCCTGGGCCTCAAATCCTCCGATAACAATGGGCAAACGACGGCTGCCCCCCATTTCGCCTAAAACTACGGCATAATTCTGCGATTGGGCCAAACTATGCGAAAGGGCGACAATTTCTAACTCTACTTTTTTCATTTGGTGATGCGTTGTGTTTGAACAGCAAAGGCCACAAAGATAAAAAATTATAGGAAAGCAAAAAAGCCCTTTTGCTTTATCGGCAGGGCTTTTTTGCAGGGTACAGGCGGCGAAGCCGCCGCAGGCTGAGGGATGGATAGCAGGGCCGCCAAAGGCGGCAGACCCAAGGCCTTTGCCGCAAAGCGGCAAAGGCCTGCAGGGCCGAGCAGACCTGCGAGCTGCGACACAGCCCGACCCGCCCCTAGGGCGGGGCAGCCCCAAATCCTAAGACTTCTTCTTCTCTAGAATAGAATGGCCCATTTTGTCTCTTTTGGTAAAGAGATAGAACTCATTGTGCTCATTGGGCTCAATTTCTAGCTCTACATTTTCTACGATTTCTAGACCGTAACCAATTAGGCCAATGCGCTTGGTGGGGTTGTTAGTCATTAGGCGCATCTTACTGATTTTTAGCTCTCTAAGAATTTGCGCCCCAATACCATAATCTCTTTCGTCGGCCTTAAAACCGAGCATGAGGTTAGCTTCTACGGTATCATAGCCCTGCTCTTGTAGCTTATAGGCCTTGAGTTTATTGAGCAGGCCAATGCCGCGGCCTTCTTGCATAATATAGAGCAAAAGTCCCTTGCCTTCTGCCTCAATCTGCTTCATGGCCGCATGCAATTGGGGGCCACAATCGCAGCGGAGAGAGCCCAAGATATCGCCAGTTTGGCAAGAAGAGTGCACCCGAACCAAAACGGGTTCATCGGCCTTCCAGTCGCCTTTTTTGAGGGCCAAATGCGTTTCATTTCTGGTCTTATCTTCAAAAGCGATCAATTGAAAATCGCCGTATTCGGTAGGCATTTGCACATCAATGAGGCGCTCTACCAACTTTTCGTTTTCTACTCGGTACTTGATCAAGTCGGCAATAGAAATAATTTTAAGGTCGAAGCGTTCGGCCACCTTCATCAAATCGGGTAGGCGGGCCATGGTCCCATCTTCATTGAGGATTTCGACCAAAACGCCAGCGGGAGCCAAGCCAGCCAAGCGAGCGAGGTCTACAGCCGCCTCGGTATGTCCAGCACGGCGCAAAACGCCTCCATCTTTAGCGATAAGTGGGAAGATATGGCCTGGGCGGGCATAATCGGTCCAGCTCGTATTAGGGTCGGTAAGCAGGCGAATTCCGGTAGAGCGGTCGTAGGCTGAAATTCCCGTGCTGCAACCATGGCCAATCAGGTCGACAGAAATGGTAAAGGCCGTTTCATGATGCGAGGTATTGGTTTGGACCATGGGTTTGAGATTGAGTTCTCTACAGCGGTCCTCGGTGAGGGGCGTACAGATGAGGCCACGGCCATGAGTGGCCATAAAGTTGACCAGTTCTGGAGTAATTTTTTCTGCGGCGCAGATAAAATCCCCTTCATTTTCACGGTCCTCATCATCGACTACAATAATGATTTTTCCGTCGCGAATATCCTGAATGGCAGCTTCAATACTATCCAGTTTTCTATCCAAGCTTTCGTTTTGTTGGTTGCCAGACATTGGTTTTGACTCCTTTTATATAGTTGATAAATCCCTTAACTAGGGCAATATTCATGGCTAAAAAAT
This genomic interval from Saprospira grandis contains the following:
- a CDS encoding bifunctional nuclease family protein, which encodes MKKVELEIVALSHSLAQSQNYAVVLGEMGGSRRLPIVIGGFEAQAIAVAMEGMQASRPMTHDLFRNTIETLNVELQEVIISNLVDGIFYANLVFIQNGKTIEIDSRSSDALALAVRFDCPVYTYEFILEQAGIVLEEETEREMEEAKNRRQEQQKSRSLEDLSLEELERKLDEVLQAENYEQAAKIRDEMNRRGSN
- a CDS encoding bifunctional 3,4-dihydroxy-2-butanone-4-phosphate synthase/GTP cyclohydrolase II, which translates into the protein MSGNQQNESLDRKLDSIEAAIQDIRDGKIIIVVDDEDRENEGDFICAAEKITPELVNFMATHGRGLICTPLTEDRCRELNLKPMVQTNTSHHETAFTISVDLIGHGCSTGISAYDRSTGIRLLTDPNTSWTDYARPGHIFPLIAKDGGVLRRAGHTEAAVDLARLAGLAPAGVLVEILNEDGTMARLPDLMKVAERFDLKIISIADLIKYRVENEKLVERLIDVQMPTEYGDFQLIAFEDKTRNETHLALKKGDWKADEPVLVRVHSSCQTGDILGSLRCDCGPQLHAAMKQIEAEGKGLLLYIMQEGRGIGLLNKLKAYKLQEQGYDTVEANLMLGFKADERDYGIGAQILRELKISKMRLMTNNPTKRIGLIGYGLEIVENVELEIEPNEHNEFYLFTKRDKMGHSILEKKKS